The following are encoded together in the Dermacoccus nishinomiyaensis genome:
- a CDS encoding acetyl-CoA C-acetyltransferase, translated as MPEAVIVSAARTPIGRAFKGSLKDVRPDDLAAQVVEAALAKVPDLDRSLVEDLYLGCAEPSGRHGNNMARVVSVLLGMDTVPGATVNRFCASSVQTTRMAAHAIKAGEGDIFISAGVECVSQYTNFAGAGASDDADLNPRFADAMARTLETAKTNARWSDPRESGELPDVYIAMGQTAENVATYRGVSRQEQDEWAVRSQNFAEKAIADGFFAREIAPVTLADGTVVSTDDGPRAGVTYDSVAGLKPVFREEGTVTAGNCCPLNDGAAALVVMSDVKAQQLGLKPLARVVSTGVSGLSPEIMGMGPVEASKQALARAGMSIDDIDLYEINEAFAAQVLPSAHDLGMDLDKLNVHGGAIALGHPFGSTGARITTTLLNGLQSTDGQFGLETMCVGGGQGMAIIYERLN; from the coding sequence ATGCCTGAAGCCGTCATCGTCTCCGCAGCACGCACGCCCATCGGGCGCGCGTTCAAGGGTTCACTCAAGGATGTCCGACCCGACGACCTCGCCGCCCAGGTCGTCGAGGCCGCCCTCGCCAAGGTGCCCGACCTCGACCGCTCGCTCGTCGAGGATCTGTACCTGGGGTGCGCCGAGCCCTCCGGGCGCCACGGCAACAACATGGCTCGCGTCGTCTCGGTCCTGCTCGGGATGGACACCGTGCCGGGCGCCACCGTCAACCGCTTCTGCGCCAGCTCCGTGCAGACGACGCGCATGGCCGCTCACGCCATCAAGGCCGGCGAGGGCGACATCTTCATCTCCGCCGGCGTCGAGTGCGTCTCCCAATACACGAACTTTGCCGGTGCGGGTGCTTCGGACGACGCTGACCTCAACCCCCGCTTCGCCGACGCCATGGCCCGAACCCTCGAGACGGCCAAGACGAACGCACGCTGGAGCGACCCCCGTGAGTCGGGCGAGCTTCCCGACGTCTACATCGCGATGGGCCAGACCGCCGAGAACGTCGCCACCTACCGCGGCGTCTCCCGTCAGGAGCAGGACGAGTGGGCCGTCCGCTCGCAGAACTTCGCGGAGAAGGCCATCGCCGACGGGTTCTTCGCCCGCGAGATCGCCCCCGTCACGCTCGCGGACGGCACTGTCGTCTCCACCGATGACGGCCCCCGCGCCGGCGTCACGTACGACTCGGTCGCCGGACTCAAGCCCGTCTTCCGCGAGGAGGGCACCGTCACCGCCGGTAACTGCTGCCCGCTCAACGACGGCGCCGCGGCGCTCGTCGTCATGAGCGACGTCAAGGCCCAGCAGCTCGGCCTCAAGCCGCTCGCCCGCGTCGTCTCCACCGGCGTCAGCGGCCTCTCCCCCGAGATCATGGGCATGGGCCCCGTCGAGGCCAGCAAGCAGGCCCTCGCTCGCGCCGGAATGAGCATCGACGACATCGACCTGTACGAGATCAACGAGGCCTTCGCCGCGCAGGTGCTGCCGAGCGCCCACGACCTCGGCATGGACCTCGACAAGCTGAACGTTCACGGCGGCGCCATCGCTCTCGGCCACCCCTTCGGCTCGACCGGCGCGCGCATCACGACGACGCTGCTCAACGGACTCCAGTCCACCGACGGCCAGTTCGGCCTCGAGACGATGTGCGTCGGCGGCGGCCAGGGCATGGCCATCATCTACGAACGCCTCAACTGA
- a CDS encoding VOC family protein — MGVEGAGADKVLHGMLKTPSGFTLMASDTPEQMEHTPGGSITISLSGDDADDLRGWFAALSEGADVTLSLAVQMWGDEFGMLTDSFGANWMVNVATSQDRAQA; from the coding sequence ATGGGAGTCGAGGGCGCCGGGGCGGACAAGGTCTTGCACGGCATGCTGAAGACGCCGTCCGGTTTCACGCTCATGGCCTCGGACACGCCGGAGCAGATGGAGCACACGCCAGGTGGCAGCATCACGATCTCGCTCTCCGGCGACGACGCCGACGACCTGCGCGGATGGTTCGCGGCGCTCTCTGAAGGCGCCGACGTGACGCTGTCGCTCGCCGTCCAGATGTGGGGGGACGAGTTCGGAATGCTGACCGACAGCTTCGGCGCGAACTGGATGGTCAACGTCGCGACGTCGCAGGACCGTGCGCAGGCCTGA
- a CDS encoding Bax inhibitor-1/YccA family protein, translated as MAGNPVFSKFERDMRSGQAAGFQAGGQQQGYGFPQQPASGPMYNPTFGAPQVQPERMTLDDVVTKSLNLFGLLLVVAAGTFVFADRAIDSQTSSTALGLWAGGGIVAFVLSLVIAFRKTISVPLILAYTVFEGLFLGAASAFFNSAYPGVVGQAILATLCVFGGMLLGYKTGVIRVTARSRRIFAGMLIGYLLFALVNFVLVLTGLQSGFGIGGSGALGIGISLFAVALASYSLAIDFDSIQQGVNAGVPRQTSWLMAYGLMLSVVWLYVEMLRLIARLRD; from the coding sequence ATGGCCGGTAATCCGGTGTTCAGCAAGTTCGAGCGTGACATGCGTTCAGGTCAGGCCGCAGGCTTTCAGGCGGGTGGGCAGCAGCAGGGGTACGGCTTCCCACAACAGCCGGCGTCCGGGCCCATGTACAACCCGACGTTCGGTGCGCCACAGGTGCAGCCGGAGCGGATGACGCTCGATGACGTCGTCACGAAGTCACTCAACCTCTTCGGGCTGCTGCTCGTCGTGGCGGCGGGCACGTTCGTCTTCGCAGATCGGGCGATCGACTCGCAGACGAGTTCGACGGCCCTCGGCCTGTGGGCCGGCGGTGGCATCGTCGCTTTCGTGCTGTCGCTCGTCATCGCGTTCCGCAAGACGATCTCGGTTCCGCTGATCCTCGCCTACACGGTGTTCGAGGGGTTGTTCCTCGGCGCCGCCAGCGCGTTCTTCAACTCGGCCTACCCCGGGGTGGTCGGGCAGGCGATCCTCGCGACGCTGTGTGTCTTCGGCGGGATGTTGCTGGGGTACAAGACCGGCGTCATCCGCGTGACGGCGCGCTCCCGTCGCATCTTCGCGGGCATGCTCATCGGGTACCTGCTGTTCGCGCTCGTCAATTTCGTTCTCGTCCTGACGGGGCTGCAGAGCGGCTTCGGCATCGGCGGCAGTGGCGCCCTCGGCATCGGCATCTCGCTGTTCGCGGTGGCACTCGCCTCGTACTCGCTCGCGATTGACTTCGACTCGATCCAGCAGGGCGTCAACGCAGGCGTTCCGCGCCAGACGTCGTGGCTCATGGCGTACGGCCTGATGCTGAGCGTGGTGTGGCTCTACGTCGAGATGCTGCGTCTCATCGCCCGCCTCCGAGACTGA